From one Nilaparvata lugens isolate BPH chromosome 2, ASM1435652v1, whole genome shotgun sequence genomic stretch:
- the LOC120349638 gene encoding zinc finger CCCH domain-containing protein 13-like, translating into MDNTNPDSSVSHPDAHHSEPVTSVAAIPDASTPPTTSSPHTAPQIPKTEETLVQEDTHRPAMTAQEFAIHRRITERLSRMLAQMDKDSEERARDREERNKDREERKRKWQEEMDKDSEERKRDREEWERKQQEERDRYREEQKERERKRQEERERYREEQKERERKRQEERDKDREERKRYREEQREWFKQKMRESSQLENPTTTTTEEAEARCAIIATKIADMLGLEKSEHTGATKDVIVKSDQVSNKLGTTTEETSQITAPASKYDTSMGDKPTQHVYVEADPYLAENREEPEDAIHQSEGQPRPSTANNNSNQQHQRENIINTDPEQDRKPENIEKKSSPEDNVAMDVDQPMKIEEVQKPLDMDIDLPKTDGIKPQVASFKEDVVVKPPEDVVCKNEDVDGEIRRGVRKEEETARSNYEEEVRREEDRSNFSEDVRKIEENNLTNNDQSFQTCLPLEITSTKTEGTSQIMAPANNYSTSMEDQPTQHVHVGADPYPAEHREEPEDAIHQSEGQPEPSMAGITNPPKTPPVTDKTGKHHNLSHYHKTKATNFKYTQLLSENKCKPTKSAIPTSKHQPRRLMFGKRQRHTRPKQRPAAEKEFRTWDQPYDFRRNRRRNQHRKARRWKKRRKKCTRRRPHARFKPHRQKDAQTMDKNHCEEAYQMDHNDRPQDEGQKATDGMHRRHIRFKQAAYLCDHQNRKDNWNRPENKRKEIMDYCYWKENNMDYQMELLDIEMCCVKSKRLMSCMWEMKYARCSPNAACLEPAETTSTNVHCLPNTKHPSTLLVIRPVCEVFAECRMPGAG; encoded by the coding sequence ATGGACAACACCAATCCAGACTCGTCTGTTTCCCATCCGGACGCACATCATTCGGAGCCAGTCACCAGCGTTGCTGCAATCCCCGATGCGTCAACCCCGCCGACCACCTCGTCTCCGCATACCGCTCCGCAGATACCTAAAACAGAAGAAACATTAGTACAGGAAGACACCCATAGACCTGCGATGACGGCACAAGAATTCGCCATTCACAGGAGAATCACGGAGAGGCTGTCTCGGATGCTAGCACAGATGGACAAGGACAGCGAAGAGAGAGCCAGGGACCGAGAAGAAAGAAACAAGGACAGAGAAGAAAGGAAACGTAAGTGGCAGGAAGAGATGGACAAGGACAGCGAAGAGAGAAAAAGGGACCGAGAAGAATGGGAGCGTAAGCAGCAGGAAGAGAGGGACAGGTACAGAGAAGAACAGAAGGAAAGGGAACGTAAGCggcaggaagagagagaaaggtaCAGAGAAGAACAGAAGGAAAGGGAACGTAAGCGGCAGGAAGAGAGAGACAAGGACAGAGAAGAAAGGAAAAGGTACAGAGAAGAACAACGAGAATGGTTCAAGcaaaaaatgagagagagtTCCCAATTAGAGAACCCAACTACAACCACTACGGAAGAGGCTGAAGCTAGATGTGCAATAATAGCAACAAAGATTGCTGACATGCTCGGTCTGGAAAAGTCAGAACATACTGGAGCAACTAAAGATGTGATCGTGAAATCGGACCAAGTCTCTAACAAACTCGGTACTACAACGGAAGAGACGTCCCAGATCACGGCGCCAGCAAGCAAATACGATACAAGCATGGGGGATAAACCTACCCAGCATGTCTATGTTGAAGCCGACCCGTATCTCGCCGAAAACCGAGAAGAGCCGGAGGACGCCATCCATCAATCCGAGGGACAGCCCAGACCGTCGACGGCTAACAACAATTCAAACCAACAACATCAAAGGGAGAACATAATAAACACCGACCCGGAACAGGACCGCAAACCGGAGAACATAGAAAAAAAGTCCAGTCCCGAGGATAATGTAGCCATGGACGTAGACCAACCCATGAAAATTGAGGAGGTGCAGAAGCCCCTAGATATGGATATAGACCTTCCCAAAACTGATGGTATTAAGCCACAGGTTGCGTCCTTCAAGGAAGATGTTGTAGTGAAGCCTCCTGAGGACGTCGTTTGTAAAAATGAGGATGTTGATGGTGAGATTAGGAGAGGTGTGAGGAAAGAGGAGGAGACTGCTAGAAGCAACTATGAGGAAGAAGTGAGAAGAGAAGAGGATAGGAGCAACTTCAGTGAAGATGTTAGGAAAATAGAGGAGAATAACCTGACTAACAACGACCAATCCTTCCAAACCTGTCTACCCCTCGAGATCACCAGCACCAAAACGGAAGGGACATCCCAGATCATGGCGCCAGCAAACAACTACAGTACAAGCATGGAGGATCAACCTACCCAGCATGTCCATGTTGGAGCCGATCCATATCCCGCCGAACACAGAGAGGAGCCGGAGGACGCCATCCACCAGTCTGAGGGACAGCCCGAACCGTCGATGGCCGGCATCACCAATCCACCGAAGACACCTCCTGTAACAGATAAAACCGGCAAACATCATAACCTGTCACATTACCACAAAACAAAAGCAACAAACTTCAAATACACACAGCTACTCTCAGAAAATAAGTGCAAGCCTACAAAGTCAGCAATACCAACATCCAAACACCAACCAAGGAGATTAATGTTTGGAAAAAGGCAGAGACACACCAGGCCTAAACAGCGACCAGCCGCCGAGAAGGAGTTTAGGACGTGGGACCAGCCATACGACTTcaggaggaataggaggaggaatCAGCATCGGAAGGCTAGGAggtggaagaagagaaggaagaaatgCACGCGCCGACGGCCCCATGCCCGTTTCAAACCGCACCGCCAGAAGGACGCACAGACAATGGACAAGAACCACTGTGAAGAAGCCTACCAGATGGACCACAATGATCGACCCCAGGATGAGGGACAGAAAGCAACTGATGGCATGCATAGGAGGCACATTAGATTTAAGCAAGCCGCTTATCTATGTGACCACCAAAATCGGAAGGATAACTGGAATAGACCCGAAAATAAAAGAAAGGAAATCATGGATTATTGTTACTGGAAGGAAAATAATATGGACTATCAGATGGAATTATTGGATATAGAAATGTGTTGTGTGAAATCGAAAAGATTAATGAGTTGTATGTGGGAAATGAAG